ATCCATTGGCCGCTGCGATTACAGCAAACGTGTTGAGCCGTTCCTTCGCCATATTTGATTTGGAACAGCAATTTGCGGAAATGAAGCTCAAGTACGGAGAGAAGAATCAGTCGGTCATACAGCTGAAAGAGGCCATCGACAAGATGAGCCAGGGGCTTAACGGGGCTCCACTCTCTCCGATGGACGCAATCGGTCCCGCCTCCGTCAAGGTCATAGAGCAGGGGAAGGTGCCCCTGAAGCCGTCCGGTATCTCGCGGAAATTAATCGTCCTATTAGCCTTTTTCATGGGTCTGTTCTTAAGCTTGATGATGGGGTTTGCCTTTGAATACGCGGACCAGAAGTTCAGGTCGCCCTCCGAGGCAGAAACGACTCTTGGAATGGATTATGTCGGTTCTCTGAGGAGAAAGCCCAAGAAGGATGATTACTATTCCCTCTCGGAAGAGCTATATCTTGTTCTCAGAGAGAAGGGTGCCAAGTCCGTTCTGTTCGCTTCAGCCACGGCATACGAAGGCGCCGTTCAGATTATTTCCCACTTTGGAGAATTCATTGCGGGGAATTTGCATAAGAGGATCCTGCTGATCGATGCCAATTTGCGCAAGCCGGTTTTGCCGCAGTTGCTGAAATTGGCGGAAACGAGAGATTTGTTGAATGTGCTCGAGGGCAAGACTCCGTTGGAAAAGGGAGTAAAGAATCTCAGCAAGAATCTGGATGTGCTGGCGACGGGATCCATGGTGCTAAGCCCTGTTGAACTCCTTGAGTCCAACATGAAGAATCTGATCGACCTGGCGGTCTCGCAGTATGATCTGGTTTTGGTCAACTCGACACCCTTGAAAGAAGCTAAGGACGCCGCCATCATCTCGGGGATGGTGGACGGTGTGGTTGTTGTCGTCAATGAGAGAAGAACCCGGCGCCAGGTCATCAAAAACGCCTTGGAACCTCTGAAGGCGCGGGGTGCCAGCTTCATAGGTGTTGTCTTGAGTAACCGCTGTTATCCTGTCCCGGGAATTATCTATGACCGATTGTAGTACATCCTCCCAATGTCTCTAAAGAAGAAGATCGGACTTGTCTTTGTTGTCTTCACAGCGGCCGCGGTCTGTGAGCTCTTGACGACTATTATCCTGGGTCGGACTCTGCCGGCAGACGAGTTCGGAAGATTCAAGTTTATCCACACAATTGTCATCGTTCTTGCCAGCCTGTTGGTGTTTGGGCAGAATATCGCGATTGTCCGTAATGTCGGAAAGATCAGCCCCGAAAGGTACAACTGGCGAAGGTACGTGGGCCTCTGCCTATTGATTTCGGCAGTGTGCGGGCTCTTCGGAGTCGTTTGGCTCGGGCACTACTACGGCCTTAGTGGCGCAATCCCTTTTGTCTACCTTGCCTGCGTCTCGGCCGTCGGTATTGAATATTATTCATCCGTGCTGCGAGCGCACGAAGAGTACAACACGTCTGTTATCCTTTCAAAAATCGCTCCGGTTGTCTTTTTCCTGGGTGTCCTCATCATCTTCTATGTTCTCCGGAGACCTCAGTTTTCCGTCATTCTATCGGTTTATGCAGCAGTGTTCCTGAGCGCTCTTCTGTTCGGCGTCTTTGCTTCCGGAAAGATCGAATGTGGGGCCGATCCTTTTCCTCCCGGAGGTGTAAAAGACGGTGTATGGCTCTTTCTGATCAGCCTCTGTTTTGTTGTCATGGGCAGGGTGGATCAGTTCTTTATTGCGAAGATGCTTGGATACGAGGCGCTTGCGGGGTATGCGGCCGTAATCGCGGCGGCTCGGGGATTCGAATTGGTCGCAATGGCGCTTTGGTTTGTGCTCATGCCCCATTATTCCAAAGGCCACTCAAGATCCCTGAAGTCCGATACGCTCAAGGCCGGATTGGTTGCCGCCGTGCTTGTGGGAATATACCTGATGGGAGGCAGACTTCTGCTGCATGTCTTTTTCGGCGGTAAGTTTGATCATGTGATGTATCTAATGAATCTGTTTATCATCATTGGCTTCTTTCAGGTCATGCACACGATACCTTCCGGTATTATTGACGGTAGAGCCTCGACACGGTTCTTGCGCATCTTTTTCATGTGTTGCCTGTTTGGAATTCTGATCAGTATCATCGGCAATGCGGTGTTGATTCCGCTCTGGGGCTTAAAAGGTTCTGCATACTCAACCATGGCGGCATGGGCGTTTAGAGTTGTCACGGCCTACATCGTAGTGCTCAAAGAGCGAAACGTCACAGAGCTTACAGATACCTTACCTTCCTGTTAAGTTCCTAATACAGCTCTCCCCTATTCTTTCCTCAACCGGGATAAAACACGAGGCTTAGTCGGCGCAGTATGGCTCGTGAAGTGTCCGGGTGAACTTGGCCACAAGGAAAGAACTGAGTCTGTGATTCATCGTACATTGGTGAGTTTATTTCTTGCAGCAGGGTTGTTTCCGTTCTCCGTCGCCACAACGCTGGCCTTGGGGCCGGGGCCGTCGGTTTCAGTTCATCAGTGGGAATTCGACCAAGACGGCGACACAGAAGGATGGGGAGATTTGCGTGATGCCCTGGCGACTCCCCAGGTGCGCGGCGGCACGCTCCAGACTGAGATCACGGGTTCCGATCCCTGGATGGCTCTCATTCCTCCACAGGTAATTAGCGCAAAGTCTTGTTACCGGGCAGTCATTAAGTACCGGATATCAAGCCCGGACAACACGGCCCAAATCATGTGGCAGACCCGCCAGAATCCTTCCTTTGGGCAAGCAGGACAATGGAAAGACTTTCACATTGTGGCAGACGGTACCTGGCAAGTTGCGACCGTAGATTTGTCCAGATTTCCCTCCTGGTCGGGCGAAGTGCTCGGCCTTCGTTTGGATCCCGCCAAGAACGCCATCCAAGGCAGTGTAGAAATTGATTACGTGCGGCTTGAAGGGTAGTTGAGTAGCGTCCAATATGCGAAAAAAAGACGGTCTTACAAAAAATATACACCCGTCTTATCCAGTCCTTAACCTGTTTAATAAGATATTAATAGGCGGCAGGCTAATTCTCTTAACCGGTAATAGGATGAAGTAGTTAACCGATGTTAAATGATCTCCTCAGAATGAACTGGGTCCGGGCGATCGCATTTATGCTCTCCTATGCTCTCGTGTGGACCAGTTGTCCGGCCGGCTATGAAGTGCTCGCAGCTCCCGGACAGTACGCGCGTTTGTCCGCAGGCAAGCGCCTTTTCAATGCCAGATCAGATGCGTCTTCTGCGTCTCCCCGTCCCCTGGTTTCTTCGCCGCGTGAGCATTTCCAGAAGCATTCCGGAACAAATGGACTCGCAGTTCCCCCCGGCTTGGGCCGTGTGGCCGAAGTCTGGCAGCCTGAAGGTGTGCAGGCAAAGGGCATGCTCTTCTATGTTCAGGATGTCCATGCCCACTCCGGGGCACAGACGCATATAGCGGCTCTGGTCAAGTTCCTCAGCGAGGCCTCCGGCATCAAGACAGTTGCTTTGGAAGGAGGGGAGGGGCATTGTCCGACAGAAGCTTTTTCCAATTATCCATCCCCCCAGGCAGTGGAGCGGGTGGCTCAACTCTTCCTCAACGAATCTTTGTTTACCGGACCTGAGTACTTTGCTGTGGTCAATCCCGGTGAGGCGAAACTCTACGGAGTGGAAGACAGCTCCGCCTATCGGGAACATCTCCTTGTCCATCAGAAGTGTGGGGACTCGCGTAGCCGCACTTTGGCTTCTCTGTCCATAATTCAATCCGAACTGGATGCACTGAAGGAGTCCTGGTATCCCGAAGATCTCAGGAATCTGCAGGAAAAGCGGCAGGCCCTGAATTCCGGCAACGAGGCTGCATTTGAAGACTATGTCGAGGCGCTGCTTCGCCTGGCCCAGGCCCAACGGCTCGATCTGCATGCTTATCCGCAGGTGGCCGGCTTGGGCGTGGCAGCCCGCTTCTCCAAGGAGCTGAAGGAGCAGGAAGTCAAGAAAGACATCAAAAATCTCTTGGGGGCATTGACCCCCCGGCTCAACGGCAGGGAAATCCGCGAGCTCAAGGATCTGATAAACGAAGGCCAGAAAAACGAGCTCAGTCTCAATTACTATTGCCAGGCCCTGGGGAAGCTTGCGTACTGTAAGGGATTGCGCATTTCCCCATTCGAACCTAAGACAGCCATTGAATCCAGCCCTGAAAATCTGACGATTCTTAGGGAAGCCTTGGAGAACCCTCCCGTTTCCCGTTTCCCTGTGTTTTCTCAGTACGTGGTGCTGCATCAGTTGCAGGGTGCGGTGCATTCCGAAGAGGCCTTTCAGGAAATGAGAGGTTTGGAGCGGTCTGTGGAGGAGGCCTCCCTCAATACCGAGGGCCAGAAAATTCTGCATACGATCCTCTCCCAGGCAGAGCAGATCCAAGGGCTTGCCACACTTAGCCTTTCTCCCGAGGGATGGACCGAATTCCGGAGCGAAGCGGAAAGGGGGAAGCTTTCCGCAGCAACCTGGGAGACCTTGCTGCGGCAGTTGAACCTGTGGAAGGAGTCGCACAAGGCGCTATTGACCGGAATCTTTGAGGCGTTGCCCGATCACGAGCGCTATTACGAATTGGCCAATGAACGCGACCGGATTTTTGCCGCGAACACTCTGGAACTTCTGCGGAGGCAGCCCAAGCGCGGCCTGATCCTTGTCACCGGAGGTTTCCATACGCCTGGGGTGACGCAGCGTCTCCGGGAACAAGACATTGCCTATGCGGTGATTGCCCCGCGCTTTGAGGGAAAGCCGGATGACAGAGTGTATGAGAGCCGCTTGAGAGGCGAGTACCCGAGCTTTGCGCAGCTTTCGAGCCGGCTTCATCGGCAGGCTCTGGGCCCTGCGCTCGCCACATGGCCCGGAAATCCCGGTTCTGCAGAATTGGTTACTCAGTTTCTCAGGTTGGCAGGCGCTACACCGGTGTCTGCCCCTGTTCAGGCGGCTCCGGCGGATCAGGCGATGCCGCTCTTGAATCCCACCCGCGCGGCCACGGAACCTGCGCTGGATCCGGGGCTTGTCGAAGGCGTGGAGGCCGCGGTTTTGGCCACCACGGGCAGGACGCCCTTACCCTTGCTCACTTCCAAGCAGCGTGAAGATGCCCGGACGCTGCGGCCCATTCCCCGGACGGAAGGTTTGCCCACAGAGCCGTCTCCTCTGAGTCTCATGACCGCTCGCAATTCCCGGTCGCGCAAACCCGAACCGGCGCCGACGCGGGGGCAGTGGCTGGAGCAGGCCCGGCAGATCCGGCGCGCAGAAGCCGATGCCGAAGGTGCCGGGGTTGGGAACTTGACACGGGAAGAAGATAAAATTGCGCCTCCAGCCCTGGAAGCAGAACGGCCTGAAGTACCTGAAATACCTGAAATATTGGAGGAGCCGGACTTCTTGCAAGACTCTTTGGCGGCAGATCCGCCAGCAGATTCAAACATCATTGAGGAGCCTCGCCGCCGTGTGCCACGGAGTCGTGCCCCTGCGTTGCGCATTGGAGGTCCTCGGCGGGTTATTAAGCAGGCGGCCGTGGTCGTTCTGTTGTGCGTGATGCTTTTCATGCCATTCCGCAGTCTGTTGCCTCCGGTGGGTCATTCAAATGGCTGGGCTGAGTCCGGTCCCGTTGCTTGGATGCTGGATTCAGTGGATACCGTCACCGACTTCATCGGTCTGGGGCCCCGAATAGTTGAGGCTCAAGGTGGGGGAGGGACAATTCAGGAATTCCCCGCACCCAGTGAGGCAACACCTCCTGCGGAAACAGAGGAGGCCGTATCTCTTGCTGCAGCAGAGCAGGGCCGGTATCCCGCTCCTGCCCGGGCAGCGACAGACGGCCGGGATTTGGTGGCGCGCAATGGGTCGGGGGAGGTTATAGGCCATTTCGGAAACGGGCGGGCCTTTCAGGTTCTGCGCCTGGTCTTTATTCCCCAGGATGATGATTTCTTTGTGAATTCAGGGTTGGATGGGGAGGATTACCCAATATGGGCGGTTGTCGAATTTGAGGATGGGGAAGCCTTGGTTGCCTGGGGTCTCACTGAGACTGATGATTCCATACAGATCGAGACCCAGATAAGAGAGTTGCCGCAAGCCCGAGTTGGCAATGTGAGTACGGCTGATGGGCTGGGTTTGCGAATTCGCGATTCTCAAGGGGTGATTGTTGGAGGCATCCCTTCCGGGACGCCCATCGAATGGGATCAAGAGGTGGAGCCCGGCGATGATTTCTTCTTTAACACGGGACTGGTCCGGGCAGATCATCCTCTTTGGCTTTCTGTGTCCTCCGGAGACGTTGATGGCTGGGTTAGCGCAACCTGGGTGGATGTAACGGAAGAGGCTTCCACTGCAGCGCCTGCGGATCCCTTGGATGCAGCAGCCGCATTCGATCCGCTGGATGTGCCAGCAGCAAGCGCAACACCGGATGCGTCCTTGCCACAAGCTGCAACACCGGCAGGGACGGCCCCACAAACATCATCCGCGACGCCACCACCGAACTCGACTGTTTTTGTCCAGCCCGGCGCCGGTGCGAGTCAGCCTGCAGCAAGCTCTTCTGCTGCAGCGCCTGCTGTAACGCCGACAGGGACGGCCCCACAAACATCATCCGCGACGCCACCGCCGAACTCGACTGTTTTTGTCCAGCCCGGCGCCGGTGCGAGTCAGCCTGCAGCAAGTTCTTCCGCCGTGAGTGTCCCATTGACGGCCGCTTCTCTGACGAGCGTGAACCGTCCGTCTTCTGTAATGCCTGGGATTCTGCAAATTCCGCTTTTTGGTGCGATAGGGGCTTTTCTTGCATTTCCGGTCTTCTGGATGCGGGCTAGACGCAAGCATGTAAGAAAACAGTTCCGGGAGTGGGAGAAAGCCGCGGAAAGTGTGAACTATGCGGATTCGCCTGGAAACCACCCCAACGAGATTTCTCTTAGCCTGCTGGAATCAAACATCGAAGAGCTGGAGCAGAATCTGGAAAAACTTACTCCTCTGGAAGTGATCGTGGGCTTGGAACGCCAGTTGCAATATGCTCTGAAAGTCATTACAGAAAATGAGTTGAACCTGGATTCCTTAACAGACGAAGCGATTCACACAATCGAAGAGCGGCACCATAGGCTTACGCAGTGCGCGGTTCGCGCCAAGCGTCTGCTGGATCCCCGAATCGATCAATTAGAGGCCTTGAGTCCATCAGAGCGTCGCAGACTTGTTTTGGTGGGGAAGCAATGGAGCCTGATGGCAAGGTATGGTGTGACCGTCAGTGACAGCCTTCACTTTGCTTATAACCTGAGAATGATGAGCGCTTATGACTTCTGGAGGCCTCTGAAGGTGGTCTGGGGCATTTCGGCCGATATCGTCCATTCAGAAAATATGTTGCGTAAGCGTTTGGCCGAAGCTGTAGAAATCGGAAGGACGATCGACAATGGCCTGTACCAGGATCGGAAAGAGCTTCAACGCATGCGTCTGGCGATCCCCACTCTGGCATTTAGGAATGGCAGAGAATTCCATGGTATAGACCGTTCTTGGGTCTGGCGGAAGGTGCTGACTCGCTTTGCGCCTTTGGCATTTACAGGTTGGAAGTTGATGGAGCTCAAGGAAACAATTTCCAAAGGAGCTAGTTCTTCGGAAATTGTTGTTGCAGGAGCCCAAGTGGTGATGATGGGTATCGGAGCCTCTGCCGGGCTTTCCTGGGCCGCATTGCTCATTGGTTGGAATATGCGGCACCGGGAGTATCAGAAGGTGGCTGGTGAAATTGAAACCTTTGATCGCCGCCTTGAAGGCTTTCAAGAACAGAATTCAATCACTCTTTGGAGCGGTCTACGGAATGAATTTTTGAGAATGGAACTTCAGCAGGCACAGCGAGCTTTGCCACGGGCCTTAAATGCTGAAACGGCGGCTACACACCTTGTCGTGGTTGTGGTTGGACCGGATCCAGAGAGAAAAACTATTCTCGAAGGACTCGTGAATCAAGCGCGTGACGCAAGAGGGAACTCCATACTCGTGCCGGAAGGCGTTGAAGTGGTGTTTGTGGAATCAATGCCGGGACATAGAGGGGACGGCCTTGCTGTGATGGCAGGCATTGATGCGATTGCCGAATTTGCAGATCGCGCTGGGATGGATCCCTCGCGGATAAGGTCCTCTTTGATTCTCGCAGATGAAAGCACGGCATCCTTGGAGACTCTGTTGACCGCCCTTCCTATTGAATTTGATGGATTCGCAGGTCTTCAGCGAAAGTTGGAGATTGAAGGCATTGCTCCGATAAATGGAGTCACGGCGCTGGAAATGGCCTTTATCAACGGGTACCGCTTCCACGAAAAACTCCAGGCCCAGGGTGACTCCGGCGGAATCGTGTTTTTGGATGGGGGAGAAATCTATATCGGACCGACCAAGTTGAGTCAGGAAGCGGGGATTTTTGTGGTGGGGACTCAAGCATCCGGCCATCAGGTCGAGGAGCAGGGACTCGATGTCGTGTTGGATGATCCGGAGACAGGGAGGATCCGTAAGCTCTATACCGAGTTCTCTATGGACACTATCAGGAACTGGCTGGAGGCCAAGACTGTGGGGGATGCTTTTGATCTGGGCAATAACAGCCGGCGGCAGTACACCGCAGCCACTGAAGTGACAGTAGGGCGTTTTCGGAGTGCGAAGGAATTCGAAGAATTCCAGGGTATGTTGGCCGCTATGCGCGGGAGTATGGCCCGGATGCAAGAACAGATGCACGGCAGGACAAACGGAGATTTTAAGGCGGACCTTGGCTGGAGAGCTCATGTATTAATTCCCGGCATTATGGTTGCCAACGGGGAGCATTTGGGTCCGTATGCCTCGGTCCGGTCAGGGCTAAACGGAGTGGACGATGCTGTCCCCGTTCTCGAGGTCACTGTGGAGCATACCCCGCTATGGGAGAGTTTGCATGTCCGCAGCGAAATGGCTTTGCCCTATGCGTGGCAGATTAGTTTAAGTGAGGATGAGCGACAGAAATCCCGCCAGCTATACGAACTGGAAACCTTGGGATCCAAGACGGCTTTGATCGCATCAGGGCGTCTCTCATCCTCGGGAAGACTGAGAATAAACACAGCAGTACGCGAAGGTCCAAACACGGTTGAGGAACTCTCCGAACTGCTTTCCATATTGGTGCAAGAGATCGGTGGCCCCTATCATTGGGGGCGGACGGGTATCCAGTTTGTAGAAAACCATTCTGATTCGGCGGTAAGAATCATGGGGACCCAGGCCAAGCCTTTGCTGGTGTTGCCTGCAAGACTGCTCGATCCCAGAGTGTTTAGGGAGAATCCCGAACTATGGACGGTTATAGCGGTTGAGCTGGCCCGCAGTCTCTGTGCCGTTGCTGGTTCGCACAACCGGAGAGGGCCTCCTTTTGTGGGTGGTTTGCTAACCCGGTCTTTTCCTCGCCGCTATACAGCCAAGACACTCCCCGAAGTTCTAAATCGATTCCCGGTTGTTCTTCCGCAATTTGCGGACAATCTTTCTGGATTATTGAAGCTTGCTGAGACCCCGTTTGATTTGGAAGAGCGGCTCAATAAGAGTATGCAACCGCTCAGTCTGGCGGTTTCGGATGCTGCGGTTGATGCTCTAGTCGAGGCAAGCGGTGTTGTGTTCGCGCCCGGGGAGGATCTCCCGGATACCATGGAGATTGCTTTGCAGGGGCTTGAGAATATCGCGGCTATTCCGGCTGAGTCCTTGGAGCTTGCTCATATTGACACCTTCTTGATTCGCATCAAACCGCTCCTTAATCACGAGCGGCTTCTTCCCGAACTCTTTGATGCCGCTATTTCTCCGGATAATATTTCCGCTCAGGAGCGTGTGGAGACACTTTTTGAACGTTATAAGAGGTTGGCGGATGCAACGCTCGAACTTTTGAAGGTGGCTGAGGAAAGAATCGAGAGCCGGGCAAGTGTGAACGACTATGAGAAGATCCGTCTCGAAAATCTAACCCGCGAGCTCTTTCCTATTGCGGAATATTGTCTCAAATACCGG
The nucleotide sequence above comes from Candidatus Omnitrophota bacterium. Encoded proteins:
- a CDS encoding helix-hairpin-helix domain-containing protein, giving the protein MNWVRAIAFMLSYALVWTSCPAGYEVLAAPGQYARLSAGKRLFNARSDASSASPRPLVSSPREHFQKHSGTNGLAVPPGLGRVAEVWQPEGVQAKGMLFYVQDVHAHSGAQTHIAALVKFLSEASGIKTVALEGGEGHCPTEAFSNYPSPQAVERVAQLFLNESLFTGPEYFAVVNPGEAKLYGVEDSSAYREHLLVHQKCGDSRSRTLASLSIIQSELDALKESWYPEDLRNLQEKRQALNSGNEAAFEDYVEALLRLAQAQRLDLHAYPQVAGLGVAARFSKELKEQEVKKDIKNLLGALTPRLNGREIRELKDLINEGQKNELSLNYYCQALGKLAYCKGLRISPFEPKTAIESSPENLTILREALENPPVSRFPVFSQYVVLHQLQGAVHSEEAFQEMRGLERSVEEASLNTEGQKILHTILSQAEQIQGLATLSLSPEGWTEFRSEAERGKLSAATWETLLRQLNLWKESHKALLTGIFEALPDHERYYELANERDRIFAANTLELLRRQPKRGLILVTGGFHTPGVTQRLREQDIAYAVIAPRFEGKPDDRVYESRLRGEYPSFAQLSSRLHRQALGPALATWPGNPGSAELVTQFLRLAGATPVSAPVQAAPADQAMPLLNPTRAATEPALDPGLVEGVEAAVLATTGRTPLPLLTSKQREDARTLRPIPRTEGLPTEPSPLSLMTARNSRSRKPEPAPTRGQWLEQARQIRRAEADAEGAGVGNLTREEDKIAPPALEAERPEVPEIPEILEEPDFLQDSLAADPPADSNIIEEPRRRVPRSRAPALRIGGPRRVIKQAAVVVLLCVMLFMPFRSLLPPVGHSNGWAESGPVAWMLDSVDTVTDFIGLGPRIVEAQGGGGTIQEFPAPSEATPPAETEEAVSLAAAEQGRYPAPARAATDGRDLVARNGSGEVIGHFGNGRAFQVLRLVFIPQDDDFFVNSGLDGEDYPIWAVVEFEDGEALVAWGLTETDDSIQIETQIRELPQARVGNVSTADGLGLRIRDSQGVIVGGIPSGTPIEWDQEVEPGDDFFFNTGLVRADHPLWLSVSSGDVDGWVSATWVDVTEEASTAAPADPLDAAAAFDPLDVPAASATPDASLPQAATPAGTAPQTSSATPPPNSTVFVQPGAGASQPAASSSAAAPAVTPTGTAPQTSSATPPPNSTVFVQPGAGASQPAASSSAVSVPLTAASLTSVNRPSSVMPGILQIPLFGAIGAFLAFPVFWMRARRKHVRKQFREWEKAAESVNYADSPGNHPNEISLSLLESNIEELEQNLEKLTPLEVIVGLERQLQYALKVITENELNLDSLTDEAIHTIEERHHRLTQCAVRAKRLLDPRIDQLEALSPSERRRLVLVGKQWSLMARYGVTVSDSLHFAYNLRMMSAYDFWRPLKVVWGISADIVHSENMLRKRLAEAVEIGRTIDNGLYQDRKELQRMRLAIPTLAFRNGREFHGIDRSWVWRKVLTRFAPLAFTGWKLMELKETISKGASSSEIVVAGAQVVMMGIGASAGLSWAALLIGWNMRHREYQKVAGEIETFDRRLEGFQEQNSITLWSGLRNEFLRMELQQAQRALPRALNAETAATHLVVVVVGPDPERKTILEGLVNQARDARGNSILVPEGVEVVFVESMPGHRGDGLAVMAGIDAIAEFADRAGMDPSRIRSSLILADESTASLETLLTALPIEFDGFAGLQRKLEIEGIAPINGVTALEMAFINGYRFHEKLQAQGDSGGIVFLDGGEIYIGPTKLSQEAGIFVVGTQASGHQVEEQGLDVVLDDPETGRIRKLYTEFSMDTIRNWLEAKTVGDAFDLGNNSRRQYTAATEVTVGRFRSAKEFEEFQGMLAAMRGSMARMQEQMHGRTNGDFKADLGWRAHVLIPGIMVANGEHLGPYASVRSGLNGVDDAVPVLEVTVEHTPLWESLHVRSEMALPYAWQISLSEDERQKSRQLYELETLGSKTALIASGRLSSSGRLRINTAVREGPNTVEELSELLSILVQEIGGPYHWGRTGIQFVENHSDSAVRIMGTQAKPLLVLPARLLDPRVFRENPELWTVIAVELARSLCAVAGSHNRRGPPFVGGLLTRSFPRRYTAKTLPEVLNRFPVVLPQFADNLSGLLKLAETPFDLEERLNKSMQPLSLAVSDAAVDALVEASGVVFAPGEDLPDTMEIALQGLENIAAIPAESLELAHIDTFLIRIKPLLNHERLLPELFDAAISPDNISAQERVETLFERYKRLADATLELLKVAEERIESRASVNDYEKIRLENLTRELFPIAEYCLKYRYSILNNAYNLRHFSEDYRVRNQRGLGRSLSWIVTSIWGMNDEVQHARFKLHEAVDELVALGNEIDGGLYTDPDSAGRLHRAVVQLSQSESRHMGTRTLWIMRKLMSRGISLVFAGMAVAPIVWGLIHAVYTGQAPPSAAETFASVSQGLLGVGVSVGLSWGAILYGRYDQGRGYRLGMRRLRHLEQRLSELTDIELRGPEVRRQLLRSEIVRTGEVHQMIMKQPESPGEKKPVDLVLVMSGSEDSHAQKIERHMSDNHQVLVPPGVAYAVLRSPAGTAGSGYAALEALRNLAPEQLGVLMEEYPELQGRPLDDLNVIIILADGPDTEALMTELPFGDAPGLGRPATVLDYAFMNAYRGIEALASEDERGLVIVNPDSLHLGAVQLARDQEMTLVGAWASHRQVDSEGLGVMLADGNGLLRKLYDKFDFGQIRNWLERRRVGRIFDLRDEDLEQMVAHSGITIMRLGEGRGEKLLLWQNALRAAVDNPGADLGLRAEDAGTVSLGWTRHAVIPRIMAIQDERIDAYIRRVEGLAPDPAYLELVRAHQATYKSGLGPASVGTAVTWDAKTVRFGKGDPQGQVEALQELAGGVWGEAAAQTATEPPDAWGLGTWSAAAGALEGALGTRLLPAAAGPSDGSEVLSSAGALLLERLNEAVAEDFQAVPGVTAGIAERIVMERGRTGGFETIAQLTGVKGIGPARLILILRQVAPDEMDQLLSLLNSPSLGIGKLREIPGIGRQLAREIVLQRKENDFESMYDLMTRVKGIGFNRMMAILLHLAEEPPAVTLTELDLPELVAPLGDEEVLQLQALLASQL